DNA sequence from the Streptomyces cinnabarinus genome:
TGAACTCCCTGTTCCGCGAGGGCGCCTTCCAGGGCCGCACGCCCGATGAGGCGTACCTCGTCAAGTGCGACCGGGAGAACAACCCGCAGAACGACATCGACCGCGGAATCGTCAACATCCAGGTCGGCTTCGCACCGCTCAAGCCCGCCGAGTTCGTGATCATCCACATCGAACAGCTCGCCGGCCAGATCCAGACCTAGCAGGAGGACGTCCGATGCCGGACATCGCGCGCAGGGACCCCTTCAAGAACTTCCGGTTCCGGGTGAAGTTCAGCGGGTCCACCGAGTACATCGCCGGGGTCAGCAAGGTCAGCGGCCTGAAGCGGACCACCGAGGTGATCAAGCATCGCGACGGCGGCAGCCCCGGCACCAGCCGAAAGCTCCCGGGCCGGACCGAGTACGAACCCGTCACCCTGGAGCGCGGTTGTACGACCGACACCGTCTTCGAGGAATGGGCGAACCGGGTCTGGAGCTTCCGCAACGCCACGGGCTCGCTGGAGACCTCGCTCAAGAACTTCCGCCAGGACCTCATCATCGACGTGTTCGACGAGGGCGGCCAGAAGGTGCTGTCGTACGCCGTGCACGAGTGCTGGGTCTCGGAGTACCAGGCGCTCCCGGACCTGGACGCCAACGCCAACGCCGTCGCGTTCGAGCACATCAAGCTCGAACACCACGGCTGGGTCCGCGAGCGCACCGAGCCGCCGCAGCCGACCGAGTTCAGCGACACCGCGTCAGGATGACGGCGGTGACGACCGAGCTGACGGAGGCGCGGCTCCTGGATATCTGGGAGGCCGGGGCCGGGCAGCGGCCGCCGGACCGGGCCCTGCTGCTCGGCGCGCTGGCGGACGGGCCGGACCCGGCCGTGCCGCTGGCGAACCGCCCCCTGGGCGAGCTCAACGCCCTGCTGCTCGAACTGCGGGAGCGCTGTTTCGGCACGGCACTGCCCTGCGCCACCGACTGCCCGCGCTGCGAGGAGCAGCTCGATGTCATCGTCACGACGTCCGAACTGCGCGCCCTCCGTCCCTCCACCCCGGTCCCGGTCGGCGCGCTGCACCTGGACGGACGTGAGGTGGCGTACCGCGCGCTGACCGCGGCGGACCTCCTGGCCGTCGATCCCGACGCTCCCGACGCCCGGTCCGCGCTGGTGCGCCGGTGCCTCGTCGGCGGCGGGGCGGCCGGCGACGCGGTGCTGGAGGCCGTCGCGGAACGGCTCGCCGCCCTGGACCCCGGAGCGGACACCGCCGTAGCGCTCGCCTGCCCGTACTGCCGTCACTCCTGGTCCGCGGCGTTCGATCTGGCCGGGTACCTGTGGACCGAGGTCGAGGCGTACGCCCGCCGGCTGCTTCACGAAGTGCACCAGCTCGCCCGCGAGTACGGGTGGACGGAGGCCGAGGTGCTCGGGGTGAGTCCCACGCGGCGGCAGTACTACTTGGAGGCGGCGGCCGGATGACCGACTTCCTTGGCCGACTGCTCGGTGAGCCGGGCCCGAGGCTGCGTCCGCAGCTGCCGACGATGTTCGATCCGGGGGCGCCTCGGCTGCGCGCCGACGACGGCGATCACGTTCCGGTGGCGGAGGACCTGCCGTCGGCGCCCGCCGCGCACGGGAGCCGGCCCGCGGAGCGTCGTACGCCAGGTGGTGGCTCCATCGCTGCACCCTGTGCAGCCTCTTCAACTCGCTCCGGTGGGTACGTCGTTGAGGCGTCACCCGCCTCCCGGGACCGTATCGAGGCCGCCCCCGACACGGCCTCGCCGTGGGCTCCGGCGCCCGTGCTGCACGGCGGTCCCGCCCCGCTTCCGCCCACCGCACAGCAGAGCACCGCCGCGGGGTCGCCCCCTGAGGGTCCGACCGACCGCCCTGCGGACCCGCCCTCCCGCGCCCATGGGGTCGCGGCGCCCGTGTCCGCCGCACCGGAATCCGCCGTAACGCAGTCCGTCGTAGCGGAATCCGCGGCATCGGGCTCCGCCACCCAGCACCCGCGCGAGCCGGTGCGCCCCACAGCGGCGGCGCCCGCGATCCGTGCCGCCGGGTCTCCCGCGTCGCCCGGACTTCCCGCGCACCCCGTGCGCCCCACGCATCCCGTGCGCCCGATGCGGCCTCCCCTGCGAGGCGAGGCGCCGCGTAC
Encoded proteins:
- a CDS encoding phage tail protein, encoding MPDIARRDPFKNFRFRVKFSGSTEYIAGVSKVSGLKRTTEVIKHRDGGSPGTSRKLPGRTEYEPVTLERGCTTDTVFEEWANRVWSFRNATGSLETSLKNFRQDLIIDVFDEGGQKVLSYAVHECWVSEYQALPDLDANANAVAFEHIKLEHHGWVRERTEPPQPTEFSDTASG